A region of Esox lucius isolate fEsoLuc1 chromosome 3, fEsoLuc1.pri, whole genome shotgun sequence DNA encodes the following proteins:
- the LOC117594238 gene encoding fibronectin type III domain-containing protein 7-like: MDNRGHQSQCSSNQTSCSIANLQCGQVYTVGVMVTDDNNCTSLLSQTISLPSDPCPPTNLSSLMDCSSGSTFLSWSPSPNAVSYSGKAVGPNGEALSCNTSTTGCVLGRMACAQVYTLTVSASDGTCVTPYSAPLLQDSLYSCKCGQSPRL, from the exons ATGGATAACAGGGGTCATCAGTCCCAGTGCTCCTCCAATCAGACGAGCTGTAGCATTGCCAACCTCCAATGTGGGCAGGTGTACACTGTGGGCGTCATGGTGACGGATGACAACAACTGTACCAGCCTTCTGAGCCAGACTATCTCACTGCCCTCTG aCCCCTGCCCTCCTACCAACCTCTCCAGTCTAATGGACTGTTCCAGTGGTTCTACCTTTCTGTCCTGGTCTCCAAGCCCCAACGCAGTTTCCTACTCTGGGAAGGCTGTGGGGCCGAATGGGGAAGCATTGTCCTGTAACACCTCCACCACCGGCTGTGTGCTGGGCAGGATGGCCTGTGCCCAGGTGTACACACTCACTGTGTCTGCCTCAGACGGCACCTGTGTCACTCCCTACAGCGCCCCCTTACTGCAAGA CTCCCTGTACTCTTGTAAATGTGGTCAATCACCTCGACTGTGA
- the LOC114830345 gene encoding fibronectin-like: MCHHGHRMLLHGHQLRTLLPVHGLRPPCLPQNIKTSVDCVSDSLITSWDLAAGALSYTVEASGTKGGSYNCSSYSNSCAIPGVACGDSLSIWVTASDHECTTEKTLGQAAETAPCPPEQIMAYRDCAASHALIVWQNYQGTGSYIATIQDQDGGQLSCNTTSSSSCIISQLRCGQTYTVTVTYSDRGCPSTSAPITMDAVPCVPTNVTAVHTCGQTSIDVTWATSLGASQYTAVAMDNRGHQSQCSSNQTSCSIANLQCGQVYTVGVMVTDDNNCTSLLSQTISLPSDPCPPTNLSSLMDCSSGSTFLSWSPSPNAVSYSGKAVGPNGEALSCNTSTTGCVLGRMACAQVYTLTVSASDGTCVTPYSAPLLQESAPCTLVNVVNHLDCENNTLVVSWDAGHKPLNYSATASAGDGTAISCNVQDTTCSLTGLQCGQQYNVTVMASYGSCNGPNSTPQHIKTAACVPQNVKGNMTCGTHSLMASWSSAPGANSYVAMVMGPNGYSGSCNTTSLSCPFSKLQCASQYDISVTSQGSSCNSSASQTSMITAPCDPVNVAYSLKCGTDLVTMSWDASSGAVAYSVFAQVDGSLDVTSCTSSITSCQLNTLGCGQVYNVTVLADNGICNSTGENSSILITAPCPPTILYSSVHCGTDSASLSWTPVPNAIGYVANASSTNGRLAWCSSVNDTSCELTGLDCGEVYSVNVIAMGNQCASAPSSSVNINTAPCAPTMVTSQYNCSSNVAVLNWADSVGRVSFMARLDGTDHQDNCTSTGTSCSFTDLYCGHSYKVTVQALGTDCNSSLSTPAEIDTVPCAPQNVSAGLLCANHSALITWVRNPRSVSYNVIVLGEDGDSKNCHTNDTSCQVPDLHCGTIYNITVTPFSRTCSGVASTAYTFNAGSCAPTDVIVSPQCNSNMSTVSWTAVAGADMYVATATDNNGHSDTCSSNSTGCSFTALRCAQTYNVTVVTIYRGCASDPSPNIELRTALCPPSNLKGSVSCQTNILSLIWDASPVYSANYTLHSQKIGATNTTISYPTSDTFLSISGLQCGELYAFQVVASDNTCNSSLSLPLLIHTVPCQPTNLVVNVECGTNHGIMSWDKSIGASYYIAAVMGDDGHEASCTSNDTSCVVTLHCGQMYSSTLVASTDFCNSTLHTDIKFFSAPCLPDNVVAELDCQSNVLTVQWQDSPGEDIYTALAIRSDGYQASCNSSFNSCSITNLPCGQTYDVAVTSSTINCSIIAGSDYKVQSAPCDPQNSTVELECSTNVATVTWDLTSTAQNYTVTATDAFGNNSSCSTSKTSCSFSDLNCGQTYTFSVMGHTNVCMSEVSSPMQMLTAPCMPTNVSSSLDCGTGMALITWNSAVGATAYTVQAKAPCSPQPVETQLNCLSGMLNIAWQPRAGATSYHATVQEGSNIMMCDTNTSSCVVPNLSCGNTYNVTVVAQGQSCNSSHSEAKEISTAPCPPTAVSATVNCSTNIAEVTWQSQNVLGVAYSAQAVAAQESAVYFPCVPLISEVQLLCSSDSAYVTWATAAGAERYEVTAEDNHGGTLQCNATDVTSCLVSGLQCGQQYGFSLTASNRLCTSAPSALIQSIAAPCPPQNVITSVGCENNTASINWSNSQGALSYTARLHGADGEAACCSSNTSSCDIPLLPCGEIYNVTVIAKGHTCNSSQSSGSPIKTAPCLPRNIKTSVDCVSDSLITSWDLAAGALSYTVEASGTKGGSYNCSSYSNSCAIPGVACGDSLSIWVTASDHECTTEKTLGQAAETGE; encoded by the exons ATGTGTCACCACGGACACCGCATGCTACTTCACGGACACCAACTGCGGACTCTCCTACCAGTTCACGGTCTACGCC cCCCTTGTTTGCCCCAGAACATAAAGACATCAGTGGACTGTGTTTCTGACTCCTTGATCACCTCCTGGGACCTGGCGGCTGGGGCTCTGTCCTACACTGTGGAGGCTAGTGGCACCAAAGGGGGCAGCTACAACTGTAGCTCCTACAGCAACAGCTGTGCCATTCCTGGTGTTGCCTGTGGGGACAGTCTGAGCATCTGGGTCACTGCCTCAGACCATGAATGCACCACAGAGAAGACCTTGGGACAGGCGGCTGAGACCG cTCCCTGTCCTCCAGAACAGATCATGGCCTACAGAGACTGTGCAGCCAGTCATGCCCTGATAGTGTGGCAGAACTACCAGGGCACTGGCTCCTACATAGCCACTATCCAGGACCAGGATGGAGGTCAGCTCAGCTGCAACACCACCAGCTCCAGCAGCTGTATCATCAGCCAGCTACGCTGTGGACAGACATACACCGTCACCGTCACCTATAGTGATAGAGGGTGTCCTAGCACCTCGGCTCCTATCACCATGGACGCAG taCCGTGTGTCCCCACTAACGTCACAGCCGTACATACCTGTGGACAGACTTCCATTGATGTCACCTGGGCAACCAGCCTGGGGGCTTCGCAATACACAGCGGTCGCTATGGATAACAGGGGTCATCAGTCCCAGTGCTCCTCCAATCAGACGAGCTGTAGCATCGCCAACCTCCAATGTGGGCAGGTGTACACTGTGGGCGTCATGGTGACGGATGACAACAACTGTACCAGCCTTCTGAGCCAGACTATCTCACTGCCCTCTG aCCCCTGCCCTCCTACCAACCTCTCCAGTCTAATGGACTGTTCCAGTGGTTCTACCTTTCTGTCCTGGTCTCCAAGCCCCAACGCAGTTTCCTACTCTGGGAAGGCTGTGGGGCCGAATGGGGAAGCATTGTCCTGTAACACCTCCACCACCGGCTGTGTGCTGGGCAGGATGGCCTGTGCCCAGGTGTACACACTCACTGTGTCTGCCTCAGACGGCACCTGTGTCACTCCCTACAGCGCCCCCTTACTGCAAGAGTCAG CTCCCTGTACTCTTGTAAATGTGGTCAATCACCTCGACTGTGAAAACAACACTCTGGTGGTCAGCTGGGATGCTGGACACAAGCCCCTTAACTACAGTGCCACCGCTAGTGCTGGGGATGGAACTGCAATCTCCTGTAATGTACAGGACACAACCTGCAGCCTGACTGGTCTTCAATGTGGCCAGCAGTATAATGTCACTGTCATGGCATCCTATGGCAGCTGTAATGGACCAAACAGCACCCCACAGCATATTAAAACAG CGGCGTGTGTTCCTCAGAATGTCAAAGGGAATATGACCTGCGGAACACACAGTCTGATGGCTTCTTGGAGCTCCGCCCCCGGCGCCAACTCCTACGTAGCCATGGTGATGGGTCCTAACGGGTACTCAGGGTCCTGTAACACAACCAGCCTGTCCTGTCCCTTCTCCAAACTGCAGTGTGCCAGCCAGTATGACATCAGCGTGACATCACAAGGCAGCAGCTGTAACAGCTCGGCTAGCCAGACCTCCATGATAACAG CCCCCTGTGATCCTGTCAATGTGGCCTACTCTCTGAAATGTGGTACAGACTTAGTGACCATGTCTTGGGATGCAAGCTCTGGAGCAGTGGCTTACAGCGTGTTCGCTCAGGTGGACGGGTCACTGGATGTCACTTCCTGTACAAGCAGCATTACTTCCTGTCAGCTAAACACATTGGGTTGTGGACAAGTGTACAATGTGACAGTTCTGGCTGACAATGGGATATGCAATAGCACAGGAGAGAACAGCTCCATTCTGATTacag ctCCTTGCCCACCCACAATCCTGTACAGCTCTGTACACTGTGGCACagactctgcctctctctcctggaCACCAGTGCCAAATGCTATAGGCTACGTAGCTAACGCTTCATCCACTAACGGCCGGCTAGCTTGGTGCAGCTCAGTTAACGACACTAGCTGTGAGCTAACAGGGCTAGACTGCGGTGAGGTTTACTCTGTCAATGTCATCGCCATGGGAAACCAATGTGCCAGTGCACCTAGCTCCTCCGTCAACATTAATACAG CTCCCTGCGCCCCCACCATGGTTACCTCCCAGTACAACTGCAGCTCCAACGTAGCCGTGTTGAACTGGGCCGACTCAGTGGGACGCGTCTCCTTCATGGCTCGGCTGGATGGAACGGACCACCAGGACAACTGCACTTCAACAGGCACCAGCTGCTCCTTCACAGACCTGTACTGTGGTCACTCATACAAGGTTACGGTCCAGGCCCTGGGAACAGATTGTAACAGCAGCCTCAGCACACCTGCAGAGATCGACACAG TCCCTTGTGCCCCTCAGAATGTGAGTGCCGGTCTGCTGTGTGCCAACCACTCAGCCCTGATTACATGGGTAAGAAACCCCAGGTCTGTGTCGTACAACGTCATTGTCCTGGGTGAAGACGGGGACTCTAAAAACTGTCACACCAACGACACTAGTTGCCAGGTTCCAGACCTGCACTGTGGCACTATCTACAACATCACAGTCACACCCTTCTCCAGGACGTGCTCTGGAGTCGCTAGTACAGCCTACACCTTCAATGCTG GTTCTTGTGCCCCCACTGATGTCATAGTGTCTCCACAGTGTAATAGCAATATGAGCACTGTGTCCTGGACAGCGGTTGCCGGGGCAGATATGTATGTAGCGACCGCCACAGACAATAATGGACACAGTGACACCTGCAGCTCTAACTCTACAGGATGCTCCTTCACCGCCCTGCGCTGTGCCCAGACCTACAATGTCACCGTAGTTACCATCTACAGGGGTTGTGCTAGTGACCCCAGCCCTAACATTGAACTCAGAACAG CCCTGTGTCCACCCAGCAATCTGAAGGGCTCAGTGTCCTGTCAGACCAACATCCTGTCCCTGATTTGGGACGCCAGCCCAGTGTATAGCGCTAACTACACATTACACTCCCAGAAGATAGGGGCCACTAACACCACCATCTCCTACCCCACGTCTGATACCTTCCTTTCCATCTCAGGCCTGCAGTGCGGGGAACTCTATGCATTCCAAGTGGTTGCTAGTGACAACACCTGTAACAGCAGCCTTAGCCTGCCGCTGTTGATACATACAG TTCCATGCCAGCCAACAAACCTGGTGGTGAATGTGGAATGTGGAACCAACCATGGCATTATGTCCTGGGACAAGAGCATCGGTGCCAGCTACTACATCGCAGCGGTGATGGGTGACGATGGGCATGAGGCTTCCTGTACTTCCAACGATACTTCCTGTGTGGTGACATTGCACTGCGGACAGATGTACTCGTCAACACTGGTGGCCTCCACAGACTTCTGTAATAGCACTCTGCACACTGACATTAAATTTTTCTCTG CCCCCTGCCTGCCTGATAATGTGGTGGCAGAGCTGGACTGTCAGTCCAACGTGTTAACTGTCCAGTGGCAGGATAGCCCTGGAGAGGACATCTACACAGCCTTGGCCATCAGGAGTGATGGCTACCAAGCCTCCTGTAACTCCTCCTTTAACTCCTGTAGTATTACCAACCTGCCGTGTGGTCAGACCTATGATGTTGCCGtcacttcctccaccatcaACTGTTCCATCATAGCTGGATCAGACTACAAGGTCCAGTCTG ccCCCTGTGACCCCCAAAACTCCACAGTGGAACTGGAGTGCAGCACCAACGTTGCCACGGTGACCTGGGACCTGACCAGcacagcccagaactacacggttACAGCCACAGATGCGTTTGGCAACAACTCCAGCTGCAGCACCAGCAAAACAAGCTGTTCCTTCTCAGATCTGAACTGTGGACAGACCTACACCTTCAGTGTCATGGGACACACcaatgtgtgtatgagtgaaGTCAGCTCTCCCATGCAGATGCTAACAG CTCCTTGCATGCCCACTAATGTTTCTTCCAGTCTGGACTGTGGTACAGGCATGGCCCTCATCACTTGGAACAGTGCAGTGGGAGCTACAGCCTACACTGTACAGGCAAAGG CTCCCTGTTCCCCTCAACCTGTGGAAACCCAACTGAACTGCTTGTCTGGAATGTTGAACATTGCCTGGCAACCGAGAGCAGGGGCAACCAGTTACCATGCAACTGTACAGGAAGGAAGTAATATAATGATGTGCGACACCAATACATCTTCCTGTGTCGTCCCCAACCTGAGCTGTGGCAACACCTACAATGTTACGGTGGTAGCACAGGGCCAATCCTGCAACAGCTCTCACTCTGAAGCCAAGGAGATTTCAACAG CCCCCTGCCCACCCACCGCAGTCTCGGCCACCGTGAACTGCTCAACCAACATTGCTGAGGTCACCTGGCAATCCCAGAATGTACTGGGGGTGGCATACAGTGCCCAGGCTGTGGCAGCCCAGGAGAGTGCAGTGTACT TTCCCTGTGTGCCCCTCATCTCTGAGGTTCAGCTGCTCTGCTCCTCTGACTCGGCCTATGTCACCTGGGCAACGGCTGCAGGGGCAGAACGTTATGAGGTCACAGCAGAAGACAACCATGGGGGGACCCTACAGTGTAATGCCACTGATGTCACTTCCTGCCTGGTGTCTGGCCTGCAGTGTGGGCAGCAGTATGGTTTCAGTTTGACTGCCTCAAACCGGCTGTGTACCAGTGCTCCAAGTGCTCTGATACAGTCTATAGCAG CCCCATGTCCTCCCCAGAATGTCATCACCTCAGTGGGCTGTGAGAACAACACCGCCTCCATCAACTGGAGCAACAGCCAAGGGGCGCTGTCCTATACAGCTAGACTACATGGGGCTGATGGAGAGGCAGCTTGCTGTTCCTCCAACACCTCCAGTTGTGACATCCCTCTGCTTCCATGTGGAGAGATCTACAACGTGACAGTGATTGCCAAGGGACACACCTGCAACAGCTCCCAAAGCTCAGGATCCCCCATTAAGACAG cCCCTTGTTTGCCCCGGAACATAAAGACATCAGTGGACTGTGTTTCTGACTCCTTGATCACCTCCTGGGACCTGGCGGCTGGGGCTCTGTCCTACACTGTGGAGGCTAGTGGCACCAAAGGGGGCAGCTACAACTGTAGCTCCTACAGCAACAGCTGTGCCATTCCTGGTGTTGCCTGTGGGGACAGTCTGAGCATCTGGGTCACTGCCTCAGACCATGAATGCACCACAGAGAAGACCTTGGGACAGGCGGCTGAGACCGGTGAGTAG
- the LOC105021197 gene encoding fibronectin type III domain-containing protein 7, which produces MGSIYLKVLTVVLSFSLSEISAMQNDITISVFQVTSKSMTVRWSHYSGASSYKISASPINSLGPSVFAQFSGNTVMGSVNTLSPNTVYSLQVEAMDTLGNVLSSAALEKSSAPPVPTVNQAYSKQSNSMTVEFSEVSGASSYIVRAESPVGDFFSETPVPSSPGTVLQLSPYSDYRLSVMSVSSPGRSQPSPAVLSKTVVGSPGLKSTSPSNDTIVLTWSPVQHAVLYSLGVVRQGSSSVLTLNTTEPFVTFNNLEPGTTYCIKGVAWTLDGRYGDDLTVCQITRPPSPESIQVSVTQGRSVGLTVYWQTVQGADDYLVRASSGQNCSASASYCIISPLLCGQNHSVNVTAQNSAGPSNPSDPEEFITFPCPPDRTWIEEPEAGSCVVRWAETSLVEFYTAFIKRDDGVEEFCNTTDTSCHFQCLCGYAYLSTVFAYNEAGSSPPGDLLNYTTIPCCPENVTIDLISTETLEITWSSVRGVDFYETMAVETDSVVQCKDTAPVCVLSDLRCNSQYRTVVTPCSEMGGCNRTCTALTHETDPCSPEILSVSQTNSSTSVSVLYTAPNTPNTTYTVTAVGLADTHTCQSNTTSCQLTQLPCGATYDVTAYASTAVGRSLPSYSVPLETGPCCPTYLTVNQVTQAMTNVTWSPATGAGSYITSLISSRGHARCHTMDTHCLMGCITCETSYSVSLEAISRTGHKSECSYHGFSSSACCPSSVKLYRMANSSVRIYWRSSGPQNYTVDLIGTGSNYTCEPTPLSRFCDIADVMCGDIYTVVVAPVGQDGTKVNFCHQRVYSVSCSGNNVGLVVYRGKRSVT; this is translated from the exons ATGGGATCAATATATTTGAAAGTGTTAACGGTTGTGCTTTCATTCAGTTTATCTGAG ataTCTGCCATGCAAAACG ACATAACAATATCGGTGTTCCAAGTAACCTCAAAAAGTATGACGGTGCGATGGAGTCATTACTCCGGCGCCAGCTCTTACAAAATCTCTGCTTCACCAATTAACTCCCTTGGACCGTCCGTCTTCGCCCAATTCAGCGGAAACACCGTAATGGGCTCCGTGAACACTCTCTCCCCCAACACGGTATACAGCCTACAGGTTGAGGCCATGGATACCTTGGGAAATGTCCTGAGCAGCGCAGCGTTGGAAAAGAGCTCAG CCCCTCCTGTACCAACCGTAAATCAGGCCTACTCCAAGCAGAGCAACAGCATGACGGTGGAGTTCAGTGAGGTGTCAGGGGCGAGCAGCTACATCGTGCGGGCCGAGTCCCCGGTGGGAGACTTCTTCTCGGAGACCCCAGTGCCGAGTTCCCCAGGGACAGTGCTGCAACTGAGCCCATACAGTGACTACAGGCTCAGTGTCATGTCGGTCAGCAGCCCAGGACGTAGTCAGCCCTCACCAGCCGTCCTGAGCAAGACAG TGGTGGGGTCCCCGGGGCTCAAGTCCACCTCTCCCAGTAACGACACCATCGTGTTGACCTGGTCTCCAGTTCAACACGCCGTCCTCTACAGCCTCGGCGTGGTCAGACAGGGCTCCAGCTCTGTCCTTACGCTCAACACAACCGAGCCCTTCGTGACCTTTAACAACCTGGAACCCgggaccacatactgcatcaaggGAGTGGCCTGGACTCTGGATGGTCGCTACGGAGATGACCTCACCGTGTGTCAGATCACAC GTCCACCCAGTCCCGAGTCCATCCAAGTGTCCGTGACCCAGGGCCGGTCCGTGGGCTTGACGGTCTACTGGCAGACAGTGCAAGGTGCTGATGACTACTTAGTTAGAGCCTCGTCGGGTCAGAACTGCTCTGCCTCAGCGTCCTACTGTATTATTAGCCCACTGCTTTGCGGACAGAACCACAGTGTGAACGTTACTGCCCAGAACAGCGCTGGACCGAGCAACCCCTCTGATCCTGAGGAGTTCATAACAT TCCCATGTCCTCCGGACCGTACCTGGATAGAGGAGCCTGAGGCTGGGAGCTGCGTGGTGAGGTGGGCCGAGACGTCCCTGGTGGAGTTCTACACCGCCTTCATCAAGAGAGACGATGGGGTGGAGGAGTTTTGTAACACCACCGACACCTCCTGTCACTTCCAGTGCCTGTGTGGCTACGCCTACCTCAGCACCGTGTTTGCCTACAACGAGGCTGGATCCAGTCCACCAGGAGACCTGTTGAACTACACGACCA TTCCCTGTTGCCCAGAGAACGTTACCATAGATCTGATCTCCACGGAGACCCTGGAGATTACGTGGTCATCGGTGCGAGGGGTGGACTTTTACGAGACCATGGCGGTGGAGACTGATAGCGTGGTCCAATGTAAGGACACGGCTCCGGTGTGTGTTCTGTCGGACCTGCGCTGTAACAGCCAGTACCGGACCGTGGTGACGCCATGCAGCGAGATGGGAGGCTGTAATCGTACCTGCACAGCCCTCACACACGAGACAG ACCCCTGTTCTCCTGAGATCCTGAGTGTGTCTCAGACCAACTCGTCCACCAGTGTCAGCGTCCTGTACACGGCCCCCAACACCCCTAACACCACCTACACCGTCACAGCCGTGGGCCTcgccgacacacacacctgtcagtCAAACACCACCTCCTGCCAGCTCACGCAGCTGCCCTGTGGAGCAACCTATGATGTCACAGCCTATGCCAGTACGGCTGTGGGGCGGAGCCTGCCCAGCTATAGCGTTCCCCTCGAAACAG GTCCGTGCTGTCCTACCTACCTGACAGTCAACCAGGTGACCCAGGCCATGACCAATGTCACCTGGTCCCCTGCTACAGGGGCAGGCTCCTACATCACATCGCTGATATCATCTCGGGGACACGCCCGGTGCCACACCATGGACACGCACTGCCTGATGGGATGCATCACCTGTGAGACCAGCTATAGCGTCAGTCTGGAGGCCATCAGCCGGACCGGCCACAAGTCTGAGTGCAGCTATCATGGATTCTCATCCA GTGCCTGCTGTCCGTCAAGTGTCAAGCTGTACAGGATGGCCAACAGCTCTGTGAGGATATACTGGCGCTCCTCCGGcccccagaactacacagtggACTTGATCGGGACAGGCTCCAACTACACCTGTGAGCCCACCCCCCTGAGCCGCTTCTGTGACATAGCTGATGTCATGTGTGGTGACATCTACACAGTGGTGGTGGCGCCTGTCGGTCAGGACGGGACCAAAGTCAACTTCTGTCACCAGAGGGTTTACTCCG TGTCCTGCTCCGGAAACAACGTAGGACTGG TTGTCTATCGGGGAAAGAGAAGTGTTACTTAG